CATTGCCCTCTTAAACCCTTTTAGGCTTAAAATGCTTGGGCCCTTTTTCACTATCGCCTCTTTTGGTTGTACTATCATGAATTCAACCTCATCTCACGTTAGATGTATCAAGACTATTCTTAAGAACTTTAGGGAGTTCAACTTAAGGTGGTAAAGTTTGAATGCAACCTAGGTTAAGGTCTCTCCCTTGCACTCTTCATCTTTGTCCCGAATGTCATCAATGTTAGGTATGTAGACTTGTTCTTCCAGATCTTCCTTATCACTCTCTTGCCTATGTCCAACAAGGAAAATGATTAAACCCTAATCCCACATAATCCTCGATCATAATAAAATTACATAAGtggaaattcaaatttaaattagcATTAATTTTGGTATTCATTGAAAGTGTTTTGGAATAATTATTTAGTACTTCTGGAGTAATGCTTATTAGTCATTCCACTCATATAATAGTGAATCCTACTAACTAAATTAATAGTGTGACCCACCATTCTTGTGATAGGATGGAGCATTGCTCCTAgagtattgaataattttttgatgCTTTGGATGTAACTAAAAGCTGTAAATTAGGCTGTCCATGGATGTGACAAGGTTCCTGACTCCTACCCAGCTAATTCTACTCGTTaaatagtttgattttttttatattatttattattatcctATTATAATGTTATTCCGCGGTTGATATGTGATTCTCTAGTATGGATATAAAAACTTTCCTACATACAAGAAGACTACGGTTAATATGTGATTCTCTAGTATAATAGATAGGGGCGGAGCCAAGGGGGGCACTAgcctgccaaaaaaaaaattaggcacTTAAGAGATATCCTAATTTTGCCTTGTGatggtttcatttttttgttttctttagtCCTAAATGTATAGAGTATATGAAGAGAACTTTGATCTAAACTCTAGGAATGAGACCAACACTCTTGTGACTACTGGGTATTAAATTCTTTGAAAACTGAGCTATATTCTCCTAGCATTACacgtcttttcttttcttttttcctttattgcAGCGTGTCTTAGACTCTTAGGGTATTTATATCGGTTAGCAGCTAGGCTGTGATATACTATTCTATAGtatactctattttttttttttgagaatctactCTATTTTTTAAGAAGTAATAGTATtattctattcttttattttaaattatgtaggtcttattacattaaaatatcacTAAAATATAtgtgtattgtttttttttatatgaagtAATATACATATACATGTCCAAATGAATGTTCATAgtgtatataaattttgtccCCCCTGAAGTCAAATCCTGGCCCCGCCACTATATAGATATAAGAACTTTCCCATATACAAGAAGACTATTGCAGCCATGTTTGGGTGTGCGTTTTGCCCCTATGATTAGGAAATAATAATTCTATCTTGGTGCAAACCTGATTTGAAAGTCTAAATTGTGTCAATGACATTAGTAATTTCCACCGAGGGGGGCAAATTCAGAGACCTCATTTGGAGACATCTTTATAGGCTATAGCCAGTGATTATCTAGATGGTGCCACTGCTAAAGAAAGTTAAGAGGGATGCATGATTGCAACAATTATCCGATGGGTTTGTTCATAATTGCAACTCCTAACACCTGCATGGTTGTACAATCAATGCAGTgtatcaaagtttttttttttttggtttccttgTTGCTCATTAAACCCTTCCATCCTGTATATAAGTTCTCAGGTCAAGCAAATTTGATATTGTGCAGGCCTTCAAGAAGTACGATGAAGGAAGTGTGGTGGAATTGGTGGATCCTTTGATGGAGGAAGTCGTGGATGCAGAAGTACTtatgaaaatgttttctttGGCATTCCTGTGTGCAGCACCTGTTCGAGTTGATCGGCCAGACATGAAATCAGTGGGAGAACAGCTGTGGGCAATAAGGGCAGACTACCTCAAGAGTGCAAAGAAAGGGCCTTGATTGATATCCGAtagttttcttttataaatCAAATTGTGTTTGATAGTTGTCttttataaatcaaattatGTTTTCTTCAGCTGCAGAAGcgaaaatttcattttgacattgccttttctttctcttgtttatttttcttcattcttgaATATGTTCAGTTGTGTACTATTTTTCAACTTTGTTATTGCAAATGAATGCCTTACTGTGACAAGTATCAACAGGCGGTGAGTGAGACATCTACATCTTGAACTTTGCTATCAAAAGAATCAATTATTGTTCTCCTGTATTTAAACTTTCTAGGTAAAGCAGCCGCGGCACAACACAACTTTGAAATACTTTCATGCAGCTTCTTGTTGAGACTTTTAACCATAGTTTTGTTGCATTGTTGATGAAGAATGCTTCCTATGAAAGAGCAAATTGCAAAGATTTTCTTGTAAAAATGCACATGTCAATGCCTCATATAGACACCTGTCCAGACTTACGTTTAAATGAAAACTTCCttgtcaaaattgaatttttcacCAAATGGTCACTTGACACATGTGCATTTTGTAGGAGTTGCTGCAACTTAGTTTGCAGCAAATCCTTGCCCCTATGAAAATGCAATACTGAattgaattgttttttaatctCCCGTTCTTTCTTTCTATGCTCCACTTGAATACGAAATACACAGTTTTACATGCAaaagttctttctttttattctttaattgcTCTATGATTAAAGttctttgggaaaaaaaaaaaaaagcttttacaAGATTTTCGTTTCATCTTAGGTtaacattttgttttaaaatattgtatttattaATTGGGTATCAAGGTTCTTCGCCCCAGCATGACATTTGAAACAAAACAGCACCACATTTCTCCGTCCTTTAGGtctcaaaatatttttgctgattttttaatttttaactttttggagatgagaatgaaaaatttgacaaaaaatataCCAAGAAGTTTACTTGGTAGGTTGACCTCTAGATGTAAAAAATGAGCTTCTATTAACTTTTGTTAATTTCATTGTCTATGTGTTTATCGGAACAatgatataacatttttttaatgacattgCAAATGCCACATTAGTTATTAAAAACTATATagcaaatataattaaaaagaaaaagaataaaatccTTAATCTCATCGTCCATTCTAGATTTTCTTTCACACCGCCGACGTTAATCTTCACTCTCAAACAATTTAGACGGTATAGGCACCTAAAGGCATAAGGATGTCAAAGGGAAGAAAACCAAGAAAATCAAGTATAGATGTTGATAATTATTCAAGATTATAAAGTGTACCATCCATTTTTGCTTTCTCATTAACAAGTGCTACTCATAGGCATAATATTCGAATAAGAACCAGCATGGATGCTGCCCCGAAATTGATTTTGGTTCTAAGATCATGGCTTATTATTGTCGTTttgttgaagaagagagagctGTTGTGCGGATctgaaaagaacaaaaaaactGTCGCAGGCCCATCAAGGCTAAGTATTTACTAGAGTGCCATTAAAACCCAAATCTCACATAACTTGAAAATACCTTAattgtgttttcagtttttcatGACTCAAACTCAGATTTTTGAGTCATGGAAACTTAACTCAAAAATTTGTCCATACAAGATGAGTTTAAGTGGGTCCCAcactttttgagttttgggtgatgaaaattgagttatatAACTCAGTTTTCATCAATCTAAACACCCTCTAATCTGTGTGCAGTTCAAGATTGATACCACAATGAGGAGGAAATCTGGAAATGAACAATGAGATTGGGAATTTTTGAAGatggctttttattttattttaatctttgaacttttttttctgttttgtttttaaattaaaataaattaatctctatatattaaaaatatatattaaaatgattCAGAAAATTAgttattctcttttttaatttccaaaaatacaactaatttaattaacttatccttatcttaaaacataaaaattgaatcaacaaaaattaaaaacaaaaaacctgtCCCATGTCTATAAACTTCCCACTGCCCATGTACACAACCAAAACTACCCCATgttcctataaaaaataaataaaataaaaatctaccccatgttctatatatataaaactatgccaagttcctattaaaaaaataaaaccactcaaaaaaaaaaaaagtattgtcgTTCACATGAAGAGCGTGTGATAAGgctaatatataaatttgatttggcaatttagttttttaaaaactaatgtGCCATCCCTAGCATTTGCcacctcattaaaaaaatgcaacatCATTATTCTATTAGACCTAGACGCATAGCTAATGAAACTAATGATAGTTAATGAAGGGACCAATagcacaaaaaatttaaactatagAGATCAATGGGATCAAAAGTGCTGAGCAAGGACCAACGATATAGTTCGGCCTAAATTATTTGGGCTAGATGTAAATTAAAGTAAGCCTAAAATTAGTTCATTGATTGGAAATATAAATCACTCCAAACTCCAAATTATGCATTCAAATGTTAGACCAAAAGTGCAACCatcaataatattttcacaacaaattttaagtggtaagttgttataggttctaatttaaattcattactaaaattatttttttgcccatCAGTAACAAcaacttaagatttgttatgaaaatgttgtaaacgtTACATTTTTCAATGCTAGATACAAGTTTCTTGGGAAAAATTTTTAACACTGGAATAAGTTCGTTTATGTTGGGCACAGGAAAATTCTCATTCACAGGTTTTCATATGAAAGTTTCAAGAGGCAAAATTATAATATACACAACCATCCCCATTATGGTATCCaacaaattgtaaattacatcaAGCCAGGATGACCATGTTACTAATTAGAGATCTTTTCAAAGCTACCAAAATGACTGAAATTGCTACGAAAAGAAAGACATGAAGACGACAAGTGGTAAATTATTAGCATTGATTTGTCTTTGCTTGTgatccaattttttaaaaatacagtGGCTGACAGAACAGAACTCCAATACTCCAATAAGCTGTTACTAATAATTTTAACTTCATTCCTGAAACAGTTTATGagaaaactataaaaataaataaataggctGCAAGATGTCAAAATACTCAAAATGTTTGGGTACTACAACATATAATGCCCACTATAATAATGCCCTATAATTGTAATCCCGTACCAGGTAGCAGTCTGAAGATTTCTACAGCATCCACTACCAAAACCCCTATAATGGCCTTGAATGGAACCCCCAAACTTCTGCTTCACTGCATAGAAAAATAATGATGATATGCTGAGAGTCAAAGAAGAATGACAAAATCGTCAAATCCCCCAGTGCACTTCCCAGAAATTTTCTAAACTACTTAACTTATTGAATTCTTCATCTACCAGTGAATTTGATCAACAAAATTGACCTTAAATTAGATTCACCTGTATCGCAATTTGTCATCCAGATGAGAGCAAGCCACTTGAACAATGCCCCCATTAACTCCAACTGCCCCATGCTCAGGAAGAACAATTTTTCAAGTAAAAGgcattcataatttattcaATGTACTGCAAAACTGGAGCAAGAATTATCACAATTGGTTCATGAAACATGATTCGTGCTTATCTGGCCCTCTTCAGCTCTAAATTTAGCAACAATATTGACAAAGGAAGGAAAAAGCCGGTCTTCTGATGAATTTGTAACCTTGAGCAGCTCCAATAAGACTATTCACAAACTTATTCTCGTGAGTGACTTTTGACGCTTGCTGAGATATCCTAAAAGAATTTACTCATAGGCGGAAACCGAAATCTTAATCTTTTCCACCTGCTCTTTACCAGCAGAGGGTGCAAACTCAATATGTGTTCTGGCATGAAATCATGCCTTGTCAATATACCCACCACAGGAGATCTCTGCAATTGAGCAGCATTGCATTTAGATGAAGATAGTAAGCAAAATACTATAgtagaaagaatatttaataGGAACAATAATGAAGAAATGTCCTCAGGACCATATAAGCAATAGCTGCACAGATGACCTAGTCATCACAACAAATCAGCCAAAACCAGCTGTAGCAGGACTTGGCTTGGGTCCAGTGCACTGGACCCGTAGGGATGATGACACATGGCCAAAAATGGGCACGTGTCACTATCAAGACAGGTCCAGTGCAACCGGACACTGGACCCAATCTCTACCCACTTTAGCAAATAATAAGGCCCATTAAATGAAATGCAAAGTAATGAGACCAGTGAATATTTAGCATCAGAAATAAATGATATTTAGAAAGATAAAATAGGCAAAAAAACCTGGATGTTCCTGAAATTTCATAGAAGTTCAATCAGTGGAGGAAGATGGAAACTATCCAGAATTTAGAAGGTAAGAGAAAAATGATTAGCGAATTGTTGAATATATgacataaataaaattcatcGATTAATAGAACACATAGCCAGTTCATCAGGACCAAGTATGCAGAAAAATCATGAAACTGTGTTACAGCTCTATGAATTTATGTATCAACTCCACTATAATTTATAACCTACGGGTGCCTTCAGATAACCTAAtctccataaataaataaataaataaaaagacagCATTACTTACACTAGAGATCTTGGGTATCACCAGCAGGTGCCTTAAACCAACTTCTCGAAAAAGTATGCGAGCCTTTGCGAGTGACATTGTCTCCACAACGGTATAAGGTGAAGCATTAGTAAAAGGATGTAAATCTATGAGCATGTCCATCTCTTCCTCATTCAATTCTATATCTTCTATCTTGTCACCATTGCCTGAACCCCTCTTTGCAAAATCGGTTGCTGAGAACTGCTTTAAGGCATCCATGCCTGTTCGGTCAGTGGTAGGAAAGAAGAAAGCTTTCTTCTTTAACAATGTAATAAGGTGAGCTCGTAGGATTATACCAAATAATACTGGGGATTCAGAAAGCGGAGGCTCATCAAGTACAGGGAAGCCATTGTGCTTTGTAGTTCTGAGAACATGTACTATATTACTGACCTTCTCAATGCCATGAAAGAGCTGAAGTGGGCCTGTGACTATATCACTCACTGTCAGCTGCCTCATATAGGGCTCAGCATGACCTTCTAAATAAGGGAACCCCTTGGCTTTCATAATAAGGTCATAGATATTGCCATTGAAGGCATCAGCTACAGTCTTAGAAACAAAAAGCACTAGCATTATTAGTGGTAGCAATAGTAGATTATTGGTCAATTCAAGGATAATTACACATAGAGAAACTGTCATTCTCATAGACCCACCAAGCAAGGAAGCAGCACCCAGCACAGCGTAGAGGCCATGGTTAAGATTTGAGTGCGGACCAACTAACATTCCAACAAAACGTCCATAAGATGCACCGGTAACAATAACAGGTACAAAAAGACCAGCAGGAGCAACAACCCCATAGCTAAAAATGCTTAAGAAAAAGCAGGTAACAAAGAATATGAGCATTGAGGAGTGTTGGAACTCAGCATTGGTGTCTTTACTGAAAAGGTTTCTGATAGCATCATCATTGGTATTAAAAATGAGGCTGGCAAGATCATTGTAGTAACCAGGAGGACATTGGAACTTCTTGTAGTTACCAGAGCGACCTATTGTCGGACAGGCTTCAGATGCATCAGCTGGACAAGGTCGGCAAGATGCAAGCCATGGTAATCCAAAAAGAAGACAGGATGTGAAAATGGAGATCAAGCATGcaagaaaaattttgtaagcaatgCCTTTTCTGGAAAAGTCAAAACAACAAAATGATTTCAGCAAATATGACTACACAGTATTTTCATAACTCTAACAGAGTGCAAACATCACAAAGCTAAAAAGAGAGCTTACTCATTAATGAGGTTGTATACTCGGAGAACcttatctaaaagaaaattatagaaACTTCCCAATATGCCCCCTATAACTCCAAGGGCAAGCACAGGAGGCAAATCCCCAACATGATATGAAATATTTTCTGAATAGACATCAAACATTATCAGCCCCCCAGTACCAAATAGGCCACATTTGCCGCTTAAACAAAGATCAATGAAAGCACGAAGAACAATTGCAACTATAGCTGTTGTAAAGAAAGCTCTCCATAGAAGGGCACCTCTCCACCTGCAGAAACAAATTCAACATAAATATCAAAAACAGTGCTTTAATTTTGGCTACTTCATCCATTCAGCTGCCAAATACATACAAGTCAAACAAGGATGGACATTTTGGCCTCACTAAGGGCGCCTATGATGATGGCTCCAAGTTTTTAAATACTGTCAAAATTCTAACTGTATAGCCTTCTTTTTATACACAAACAAATAACATACAATTACATTTTGAGCTCTCTCATATAAAATTATGGGTAATGGGCCAGAACCAACCATCACATGAAAATTTAAGATGCACTAAATTACTGTGACAGAGAACACACAAGATCAGCTATATAGGTTAACATAGCATACCAAGTTGCCATCTCTTCAAGAGCAAACAGCACGCCACCAACAGGAGCACGGAAAGCAGCAGCAATTCCAGCTGCTGCTCCACATGTTACAAGATCTCGTCGGTCTCGGTCATTCTTGAAAAATCGTAGCCATTTGCATGTTAACTTATATTTCCTTGACCCACCCTGACCCAGCAATGATGCAACGCATGCTCCAGTATGGACCATGGGTCCTGCCTTTCCCACAAGAAGAGATGATGACACTGCAGAAATGCTGCCAATTATCTGTACATTAAAGAGACACAAATAAGAGATTCTTACCGTTCTCCAGAACAATGGCTAAATGTGATtctgtaaaataaattttttcatagtATTTTACTGCATATCCAAAAAAATCATAGTATTCTAACAAGGTTTTCTATGATTTTAGTAGCTGGTATTCCAGCAGTTCCTTTTCTATTCCTGTCAGCATTGCATATGGAAGCGTTCTATATCAGCAATAGTGTCTTCACCCATGATAAAATACAATTATTGTTGCCCTGAATTTTGATATAatcaacattattttttttcttaatatcttatgaatttttaaatatatgtgcATGACACAAATCtactaattattatattttattcatatgCTATAACTATATTAGAATTAGAACTAACACAAGTAGACAATATTAGTGAACAAAACTGGTTAGGGAAACCTTACACTCTTAAATCTCATAGAGTAATTGATCAAGAAGGTTGGCACAACCAAGTCCATTTGCATTAATTACAAAACACAATATATGATGAGACCcaacaataaaagaaacagTTCACATGGATACAACTTGATGTGGTCGACTGTGAGTAGTGGAAAAAATGGTGAGTCCATACGAACCTAGAATTTCGCTATAAGAACTCAATTGTATGAATTTCCACACTAATCAGCAACTCAATGTATCCACTCTAATTGGAAAAGTAAAGCATAAGTAGGCCATAATATCCAAAACACTTATAAATTGTCTACCTTTACAACCAAAGTCCGCAAAGAAAAAATTCCGGGCGCATCCACGCCATTCAGGTAAGCTTTCACTTCCGGAATACCCGACCCGGCTGCCGTGGGTGATATAAAAGCAGTAATTATAGCCGCAAACAGAGTGAGAACAAAATTAGACGTTGCAAATACAAAAAATGCCATCCCATACCTGCACCACatttcaacaatcccttcaatTTCCACATTTCAACAATAACTCAGCAGAGCATAAACTCAATTTCCGATAACATTCTATATCAATATCAATCAAAGTTATCAGTTTTTTTCTCGGGAAAATTTGTACAGTTTCcatcaaaccaaaccaaacagaaccgaatcaaaagaaaataaataaataaaattgaccTGCTCTCCAACATCATGTTAGAGGTGACGACGAATTTCGTGCCGGCGAGATTTTCGACGGCGAGATTGTTGCAGAAACCGATTAGACTGACGATCAGACCGATCAAAAAGCACAACAGCCatttcataaatatgtactGGAAAACCTGCACTTTGCCACACACTCTCCAGTCTTGCTTGAACAACTCGTTCTCGAAAATCCttttttaacacacaaaaaaaagttcACAATTTCtgccattgttttttttttctttcaaagaagaagaaggtagaAGAAGTTAGAAGAAACATACTCATAGTCGAGGCTCTCGATTGGGCAGACTTTGGAGCCGACGATGGCGACTTGAGAGGTGGAGTTTGGAGTGGTCCTTTGAACGGAGAGTAAAGGCACTATGACGGAGTCTTGGTCCCCATTGGCGTTCATGGTGGTAGTGGCCAtggttggttttttttggtgaatttagAAGTGCTTCTTTCTTCAGTTTCTGTTTAGAGCATTGTATAGTGATCAATCCAGACACaaagattgagagagagaatttgagtttgagttatagagttaagagagagagagagagagagatggtcaAAGAGTGATGGTTAAGTTCAATTTCATTGTTCTCAAAAAGGTAGTTGTAAGTAGTAGTGTTTGTCACAAAGTGTTAtttctctgttttctttctttctttcttttccgtTTTCggtttttcttcctcttttttttttttaaattaattaaatattggTAAGGGAAATGATAGAGTGCTGTTGGGGTTGATGAACAGGTTGTAGCGTAACAAAACCAATGTTGGTTTCGGTGTCCGGAAGTGAAATCAACGTAGGTGTGTTGTTTGACTGTTCGGTAGGCACGTACATAAtgtttcagccaaaaaaaaaaaaaaaaatgttacatatTCGCATAACACACGCCACAAAATAGCTAGatccaaaaagatcaagaatgatTAAGGAAATCTGGCCATGATTTATGCAAAAATTGTAGTATTTGCTCTTCTTTCCAAATAATCTACCTTCTTGTTTCGAGATTTGTGAATGACAGAGAATGTCTCTTTCTAGttactaaaaaatgaaaatctccttcttctcaaaaaatataaataattttttttttggggggggggtgGAGGGGGGGCGGAGACAAACCAACGTAACGAGTCATGTAACGTATTTTACCGGTAACTTGTGCAATGTATTTGTACGGGCaagtttaacataatttaattttcattttttgattaaatacaaattttgatTATAATGGCTGTtcttaatatacatatattctTGCATTATTATTAGACATTTATTAcaattgtgatttgtgattgtttaggaaattatatatttttctatttaaagaaaatatagtgTACTAAGATTCAAATGAAGGGTATagatatgaaatatattataaattcaatcaaaatatatattacaacttctcaaaaaaataataataataatgacatgtAAAAGTGTAAGTTCTTAAAAACTTATTTCTGCCATAATATTATATGATAGATTAAAAGTCAAACtgctttgattttttatatataacatattcaAAACTTATAATCTATAATCTAGATAAGATCAaagaagttaattttttttttgacatgtgAATATCTCCTCACATAAATTTTGAGGTCTCACAACTTATGTGACAAAATAAATATCTTTTCACAACTAtgatattttttcaattataataaatatcttttaataactatcatatttttcaattataataaatatcttTTAATAACTATCATGATGATCAAATTCTATATTTAGATAAATTTTTGTTCACGTTCTAATATTTTTCACATAATATTTTGCCATGTAATTGTTTGAGGCCTCACAACTTTACATGTCATAATTCTCAtataaagtttaaatttaatttaaattttattctatatttaaatttttgatataaatattggtatattatattttctttagtaattaaagtgtgtgtgtgtgtttagcaattaatttgtttctcaaaaatatgtatatattataatatatatttctatatataaatatag
This genomic stretch from Castanea sativa cultivar Marrone di Chiusa Pesio chromosome 1, ASM4071231v1 harbors:
- the LOC142619976 gene encoding putative chloride channel-like protein CLC-g; the encoded protein is MATTTMNANGDQDSVIVPLLSVQRTTPNSTSQVAIVGSKVCPIESLDYEIFENELFKQDWRVCGKVQVFQYIFMKWLLCFLIGLIVSLIGFCNNLAVENLAGTKFVVTSNMMLESRYGMAFFVFATSNFVLTLFAAIITAFISPTAAGSGIPEVKAYLNGVDAPGIFSLRTLVVKIIGSISAVSSSLLVGKAGPMVHTGACVASLLGQGGSRKYKLTCKWLRFFKNDRDRRDLVTCGAAAGIAAAFRAPVGGVLFALEEMATWWRGALLWRAFFTTAIVAIVLRAFIDLCLSGKCGLFGTGGLIMFDVYSENISYHVGDLPPVLALGVIGGILGSFYNFLLDKVLRVYNLINEKGIAYKIFLACLISIFTSCLLFGLPWLASCRPCPADASEACPTIGRSGNYKKFQCPPGYYNDLASLIFNTNDDAIRNLFSKDTNAEFQHSSMLIFFVTCFFLSIFSYGVVAPAGLFVPVIVTGASYGRFVGMLVGPHSNLNHGLYAVLGAASLLGGSMRMTVSLCVIILELTNNLLLLPLIMLVLFVSKTVADAFNGNIYDLIMKAKGFPYLEGHAEPYMRQLTVSDIVTGPLQLFHGIEKVSNIVHVLRTTKHNGFPVLDEPPLSESPVLFGIILRAHLITLLKKKAFFFPTTDRTGMDALKQFSATDFAKRGSGNGDKIEDIELNEEEMDMLIDLHPFTNASPYTVVETMSLAKARILFREVGLRHLLVIPKISSRSPVVGILTRHDFMPEHILSLHPLLVKSRWKRLRFRFPPMSKFF